ATCAATCGCGTGAAGGCGGCGCTCGATCTTCATTTTGATTGTCCAGTGATCACTGTTGCCGGTACCAATGGCAAAGGCTCTACTTGTGCATATTTAGAAAGCATCTTGCTTGCATCAGGCTATCGGGTGGGTTGCCATACTTCACCACACTTGCTGAAATTTAACGAGCGTGCACGTGTGAATGGCGAAGATGTGAATGACAGCGTCTTGCTCGGGCATTTCGCGGCGGTAGAAAAAGCGCGCGTGAGTTTGGTAGATGCGCCGACCTTGACGTATTTCGAGTTCACTACTTTGGCAATCATGCATTTGTTTGCTAAGTCGAATTTGGATGCTGTTGTTTTAGAAGTGGGTATGGGCGGTCGTCTTGATGCTGTCAATATCGTGGATGCAGACTGTGCGATCGTCACCAGTATTGATATTGATCACGCTGATTTCTTAGGTGGAACAAGAGAAGCAATTGGCTTGGAAAAAGCAGGCATCTTCCGCCCGGGCCATATCGCAATTTGCGGAGATCCGGTCCCGCCACAATCATTAATTGACCATGCTGAAAAGCTAGGCTGTGACCTTTGGCTTCAGGGCCGAGATTACAACTTTCAGGGTGATAAACAGCAATGGGGTTGGGCAGGTCGCAATAAGCGCTTTAGCGGCTTAGGTTACCCAGCCTTAAGAGGCGCCAATCAGATTCTCAACGCATCCGCTGTCATAGCTGCTTTGATGGCATTGCACCAGCGCCTGCCTGTCAGCGCCCAAGATATACGTAATGGCTTTGCCTTAGTCGAGCTTCCAGGGCGCTTCCAGGTCCTGCCTGGTCAGCCTACAGTCGTTCTTGACGTAGCCCACAACCCTCATGCGGCTGCAACCTTGGGGCAGGGGCTAGATAAGATGGGCTACCACCCCTATACCTATGCCATTTTTGGGGCTATGGCAGATAAGGATATTGAGGGGGTGATTAAACCTCTTTTAGGAATCATTGATTTCTGGTTTTGCACGGATTTGCCTACCCCTAGGGCAGCTAGCGCTAAGGCCTTGGCCGAGAAGCTTGAGGCCATGGGCGTAAAGCCTAAAAATGGGGCAGATG
The window above is part of the Polynucleobacter sp. AP-Kolm-20A-A1 genome. Proteins encoded here:
- the folC gene encoding bifunctional tetrahydrofolate synthase/dihydrofolate synthase gives rise to the protein MSTAHQAPILFPSLEAWLSHLETAHPVGIDMGLERINRVKAALDLHFDCPVITVAGTNGKGSTCAYLESILLASGYRVGCHTSPHLLKFNERARVNGEDVNDSVLLGHFAAVEKARVSLVDAPTLTYFEFTTLAIMHLFAKSNLDAVVLEVGMGGRLDAVNIVDADCAIVTSIDIDHADFLGGTREAIGLEKAGIFRPGHIAICGDPVPPQSLIDHAEKLGCDLWLQGRDYNFQGDKQQWGWAGRNKRFSGLGYPALRGANQILNASAVIAALMALHQRLPVSAQDIRNGFALVELPGRFQVLPGQPTVVLDVAHNPHAAATLGQGLDKMGYHPYTYAIFGAMADKDIEGVIKPLLGIIDFWFCTDLPTPRAASAKALAEKLEAMGVKPKNGADGGIEIFENPAAAYQKALSQAGEGDRIVTFGSFYTVAGVMTYRNNQAH